The following are from one region of the Cytobacillus firmus genome:
- a CDS encoding CsbD family protein, whose amino-acid sequence MNRDQTNGNADQLKGELKKQYGKLTNNESKEAEGNMDKVKGQAQEKWGDAKEALSKTFNDRRD is encoded by the coding sequence ATGAACAGAGACCAGACAAATGGAAATGCAGATCAATTAAAAGGCGAATTAAAAAAGCAATACGGCAAACTGACCAATAATGAATCCAAAGAAGCTGAAGGAAACATGGATAAAGTAAAGGGACAGGCACAGGAAAAATGGGGAGATGCAAAGGAAGCTCTGTCAAAGACATTCAATGACCGAAGAGATTAA
- a CDS encoding C40 family peptidase, whose product MKKQLLTMAATAGFLITPFNGEASAHENKYIVQSGDTLWGISRSNNLSIEELKTWNSLSGSLIYKGQAITLLAPHSHNGSTSGQQSAAVSYTVKSGDTLWGIARDHGLSVSTLKSLNGISSDTIYPGQKLQVKGSAQSAAPSAPAGTGTYTIQRGDTLSGIASRHNLSVSQLKAMNSLSSDLIYTGKTLKVSGTAASKPAESQVASQSTSKVNELITEAKKYIGSPYEWAGSTPDGFDCSGYLNYVYGKVGISIPRTVASIWSATKHVASPRVGDLVFFETYKSGPSHAGIYLGNYKFIHAGSSRGVEISDMNNSYWKPRYLGAKTTF is encoded by the coding sequence TTGAAGAAACAACTACTTACAATGGCTGCGACAGCTGGTTTTTTGATTACACCGTTCAATGGAGAAGCAAGTGCTCATGAAAATAAATATATCGTTCAGTCTGGTGACACATTATGGGGAATCTCACGCTCTAACAATCTTTCAATTGAAGAGTTAAAGACTTGGAATAGCCTTTCAGGTTCGTTAATATATAAAGGACAAGCTATTACTCTGCTGGCACCGCACAGCCATAACGGTTCAACAAGCGGGCAGCAAAGCGCTGCAGTCAGCTACACAGTGAAATCAGGCGATACTTTATGGGGAATTGCAAGAGATCACGGCCTTTCCGTCAGTACACTAAAGAGTCTGAATGGAATCAGCAGTGACACGATATATCCTGGCCAAAAGCTGCAAGTTAAAGGTTCTGCTCAATCCGCTGCACCTTCTGCTCCTGCAGGCACTGGAACTTACACCATCCAAAGAGGAGACACTCTTTCCGGAATTGCATCTCGCCATAACCTATCGGTTTCACAATTAAAGGCAATGAACAGCCTATCTTCAGATTTAATTTATACCGGCAAGACATTGAAGGTATCTGGTACTGCTGCAAGCAAGCCGGCTGAATCCCAGGTAGCATCCCAATCAACTTCAAAGGTGAACGAGCTCATTACTGAAGCAAAGAAATATATTGGCTCACCTTACGAATGGGCAGGAAGCACACCTGACGGATTCGACTGCAGCGGCTACCTGAACTATGTATATGGTAAAGTAGGAATCTCTATTCCGCGTACTGTAGCATCCATTTGGAGTGCGACAAAACATGTTGCATCACCAAGAGTGGGAGATTTGGTATTCTTTGAAACTTACAAATCCGGCCCATCCCATGCCGGAATTTATCTTGGCAATTACAAGTTCATTCATGCCGGTTCTTCACGCGGTGTTGAGATCAGCGACATGAACAATTCCTATTGGAAGCCTCGTTATTTAGGGGCAAAAACAACTTTTTAA